A stretch of Synechococcus sp. MIT S9220 DNA encodes these proteins:
- a CDS encoding cysteine desulfurase family protein: MINLDHQATTPCHPSVIQAMEPWWREQWGNPSSRQHRLGLTAAAAIGSARERLASSLRIRSEELIFTSGATEANNLALLGHARARALSDGGPGHLVSVASEHHAVLDPLLQLKHEGFEITLLTPQKNGLITEQQLEQAIQPNTQLVSVMVANNEIGVIQPIQALSAVCSSHGITMHTDAAQAYGHLPLDAEALGCALISLSAHKFNGPKGIGALVVRSGTQLQPLQWGGGQEQGLRAGTLPVPLIMGMAAAAVLSMQDLEDRQARLQALRDQLWGGLKDRNPTIQLNGTLQPRLAHNLNLTVPNVSGSRLHRALRSRLACSSGSACSRGEPSHVLRSIGRSRLEAEGSLRLSLGRDTTAADIDGAIEVITTAIQTMTQR, encoded by the coding sequence GTGATCAACCTCGATCACCAGGCCACCACACCCTGTCATCCCTCAGTGATCCAGGCGATGGAGCCCTGGTGGCGCGAGCAGTGGGGCAATCCATCGAGCCGGCAACATCGGCTTGGTTTGACAGCCGCCGCTGCAATCGGCTCAGCCAGAGAACGGCTTGCGAGCAGCCTGAGGATCAGATCCGAGGAACTGATCTTCACCAGTGGCGCCACCGAAGCCAACAACCTGGCGCTGCTGGGCCATGCCAGGGCTCGCGCGCTCTCCGACGGTGGACCAGGCCATCTGGTCAGTGTGGCCAGTGAGCATCACGCGGTGCTCGACCCCCTTCTGCAGCTGAAGCATGAGGGATTTGAGATCACGTTATTGACTCCACAAAAGAACGGCCTGATCACGGAACAACAGCTGGAACAGGCCATTCAGCCCAACACCCAGCTGGTCAGTGTGATGGTGGCCAACAACGAGATCGGCGTGATCCAACCGATCCAGGCCCTGAGTGCCGTCTGCAGCAGCCACGGCATCACGATGCACACCGATGCGGCTCAGGCCTACGGGCATCTCCCTCTGGATGCCGAAGCACTGGGTTGTGCGTTGATCAGTCTCAGCGCACACAAATTCAATGGACCGAAAGGCATCGGCGCCCTGGTGGTGAGATCTGGCACGCAGCTACAACCGCTTCAGTGGGGTGGAGGACAGGAGCAGGGGCTGCGGGCGGGCACCTTACCGGTGCCCCTGATCATGGGCATGGCGGCTGCAGCCGTGCTGTCCATGCAAGACCTGGAGGACCGCCAGGCTCGACTCCAGGCTTTGAGAGATCAGCTGTGGGGAGGGCTCAAAGATCGCAATCCAACAATCCAGCTCAACGGGACGCTGCAACCTCGACTGGCCCATAACCTCAATCTCACAGTGCCCAACGTCTCAGGTAGTCGCCTGCATCGGGCACTGCGATCCCGACTGGCCTGCAGCAGTGGTTCTGCTTGCAGTCGCGGCGAACCCTCTCACGTTCTGCGATCCATTGGACGAAGCCGTCTTGAGGCGGAAGGATCCTTACGCCTGAGCCTGGGACGCGACACCACAGCGGCAGATATTGACGGCGCGATCGAGGTCATTACAACCGCAATTCAGACAATGACCCAGCGCTGA